In Treponema denticola, one genomic interval encodes:
- a CDS encoding AMP-dependent synthetase/ligase, producing MANLNKKPWAFLDEWRGSKFKGEWPTLPEMFEITAERYPDRNCFTVFEPDRITLSYAESLKAIKDLACWMTENGVTKGTHVAVSGKNSPEWAVVYLATLFAGGIIIPIDYGLHNEEIEVLLKTAKPKLFFLDEEKFPVFAEKAKNESYIGSLYSLSKKHPEIYVYNLKPSGNPELAKAQENDTAAILFTSGTTGNPKGVVLTHKNFVSDCYIAQSNLNIYHTDVFYALLPLHHSYTMLAVFIEALSVGAELVFGKTLAVSKMLAELKAGKITMLLGVPLLFNKLLAGIFRGIRAKGIVVFGIIKALMGFSYFVKKVFKANIGSKLFHGILDKASLGNVRIAICGGGPLAPNVCRAYNEFGIDFVQGYGLTETSPIIALNPKEHFKIASVGQYFISYMEMKILDPDEKGIGEVAVKGPMVMQGYYNMPEETAEVLSPDGWLKTGDLGWLDDEGYLYLCGRAKNLIVTAGGKNVFPEEIENMFQLYYNEIEQITAAGYQAEEGEEVEALVYPADDLYKKLNMTRGTSEGDAAVQKEIDAIIETVNKKLLPYQRITKTTYLSEPLEMTTTKKVKRFKK from the coding sequence ATGGCAAATCTTAATAAAAAGCCCTGGGCATTTTTAGATGAATGGAGAGGATCAAAGTTTAAAGGCGAATGGCCGACCCTCCCCGAAATGTTTGAAATTACTGCGGAACGGTACCCTGACAGGAATTGTTTTACGGTCTTTGAACCGGATCGTATTACCCTTTCTTATGCTGAAAGTTTGAAGGCAATCAAAGACTTAGCCTGCTGGATGACGGAAAACGGTGTTACGAAGGGAACTCATGTTGCCGTTTCTGGAAAAAACTCCCCCGAATGGGCTGTTGTATATTTGGCAACCCTTTTTGCAGGGGGAATAATAATTCCGATAGACTACGGTCTTCATAATGAGGAAATTGAAGTTCTTTTAAAAACGGCAAAGCCTAAACTGTTCTTTTTAGATGAGGAAAAGTTTCCAGTTTTTGCAGAAAAAGCAAAAAACGAGAGTTATATAGGTTCTCTTTATTCTTTAAGTAAAAAACATCCTGAAATTTATGTTTATAATCTAAAGCCTTCCGGAAATCCTGAGCTTGCAAAGGCCCAAGAAAACGATACGGCTGCAATTCTTTTTACCTCAGGTACAACTGGAAACCCCAAAGGCGTTGTTTTAACACATAAAAACTTCGTTTCGGACTGCTATATAGCCCAGTCCAACCTTAACATTTACCATACAGACGTATTCTATGCTCTTTTACCGCTTCATCACTCTTATACGATGCTTGCAGTATTTATCGAAGCCCTCTCGGTCGGTGCAGAGCTGGTATTCGGTAAGACTCTTGCCGTATCAAAAATGCTTGCCGAGCTTAAAGCCGGAAAAATCACGATGCTTTTGGGCGTTCCGCTCTTGTTCAATAAACTCCTTGCAGGTATTTTTAGGGGCATTAGGGCAAAGGGTATTGTAGTTTTCGGTATTATCAAGGCATTAATGGGCTTTTCATATTTTGTTAAGAAAGTCTTTAAGGCTAATATCGGTAGTAAGCTCTTTCACGGTATTTTGGATAAGGCCAGTTTAGGAAATGTCCGTATCGCTATATGCGGAGGCGGCCCCCTTGCGCCCAACGTATGCAGGGCTTATAACGAATTCGGTATCGACTTTGTTCAAGGTTACGGTTTGACGGAAACCTCTCCCATTATTGCTCTTAATCCGAAAGAACACTTTAAAATCGCCAGTGTCGGACAGTACTTTATTTCTTATATGGAAATGAAGATTCTCGATCCTGATGAAAAGGGAATAGGGGAGGTTGCCGTAAAGGGGCCGATGGTTATGCAGGGCTATTACAATATGCCCGAAGAAACAGCCGAAGTTCTTTCACCCGACGGCTGGTTAAAGACAGGAGACCTAGGCTGGCTTGACGATGAGGGTTATCTCTACCTTTGCGGAAGGGCTAAAAACCTCATAGTTACTGCCGGAGGAAAAAACGTCTTCCCCGAAGAAATCGAAAATATGTTCCAGCTTTATTATAACGAGATTGAACAGATTACCGCTGCAGGCTATCAGGCTGAGGAGGGGGAGGAAGTTGAAGCCCTTGTTTATCCCGCCGATGACCTTTATAAAAAGCTCAATATGACGCGCGGCACAAGCGAAGGCGATGCAGCTGTTCAAAAAGAAATCGATGCCATTATCGAAACCGTAAATAAAAAACTTTTACCTTATCAGCGGATTACAAAGACAACCTATCTATCCGAACCGCTTGAAATGACCACTACCAAAAAAGTAAAGCGTTTTAAGAAGTAG
- a CDS encoding C40 family peptidase: MKKIFIFIIFSFFLNGCMIFGAQPPESPRLDFVNAAYKYLKTPYKYAGTTKAGMDCSGFVYRAALDGLEITVPRSTKGLADFAKRISDKEVQPGDLLFFYTVGNKVSHVGIYIGNGEFIHSASQGKHTGVIISSLDEKYWKNTYRFAGRILDPEDIF, from the coding sequence ATGAAAAAAATATTTATTTTTATTATCTTTAGCTTTTTTTTAAACGGATGCATGATATTTGGAGCTCAACCGCCCGAATCGCCTAGGCTCGATTTTGTAAATGCTGCATATAAATACCTAAAGACTCCATATAAATATGCAGGTACTACTAAGGCCGGAATGGATTGTTCAGGTTTTGTATATAGGGCAGCTCTTGACGGTCTTGAAATTACCGTTCCCAGAAGCACAAAGGGGCTTGCAGACTTTGCTAAACGGATTTCAGACAAAGAAGTTCAACCCGGCGATCTTTTATTTTTCTATACTGTGGGAAACAAGGTATCACATGTAGGAATTTACATAGGTAATGGAGAATTCATCCATTCCGCTTCGCAGGGTAAACATACCGGCGTAATAATTTCTTCCCTTGATGAAAAATATTGGAAAAACACATACCGTTTTGCAGGCCGCATTTTGGATCCTGAAGATATTTTTTAG
- a CDS encoding TraB/GumN family protein, with the protein MKNLKKILTAALAFLLIFPFLVSCKTKDSNSQADGESKAVLIKHTERMFWEVKKGDTSIYVLGTIHVADKDFYPLEDKILEAFDKADRRVSELGGKKEMETLQEKLQIRMLQNFNISPEKDLSNFLSEDEINVVIQELGTVAAPLFKFNPWILALALNQVVYTKAGLDPQNGIDMHLLNRADKKEIEALESIDEQLDILSSGSFEEQLKVLKETIDELQNTDKTIDSLTKLKKLYLENNSEELKDFIGSLLDISDGISQDALLKDRNIVWADKFEEYLNKGGTTFVFAGLAHFLGEDSVFELMRTKGILE; encoded by the coding sequence ATGAAAAACCTTAAAAAAATCTTGACAGCCGCTTTGGCTTTTTTGCTTATTTTTCCTTTTTTAGTCTCTTGTAAAACAAAGGATTCAAATTCGCAGGCTGACGGCGAATCGAAAGCCGTTTTAATAAAACATACTGAAAGGATGTTTTGGGAAGTAAAAAAAGGAGATACTTCAATCTATGTTTTGGGTACAATCCATGTTGCAGACAAGGATTTTTATCCATTGGAAGATAAGATACTGGAAGCCTTCGATAAGGCCGATAGACGGGTCAGTGAATTGGGCGGCAAAAAAGAAATGGAAACCTTGCAGGAAAAATTACAAATTAGGATGCTCCAAAATTTTAATATTAGTCCCGAAAAAGATTTATCTAATTTTTTGTCCGAAGATGAAATAAACGTTGTTATACAAGAATTGGGAACCGTTGCTGCTCCTCTATTTAAATTTAATCCATGGATTCTTGCACTTGCTTTAAATCAAGTAGTGTATACAAAGGCCGGATTAGATCCCCAAAACGGTATAGATATGCATCTTTTAAACCGTGCCGATAAAAAAGAAATTGAAGCCCTTGAAAGTATTGACGAACAGCTGGACATCTTATCTTCAGGATCTTTTGAAGAACAGTTAAAGGTTCTTAAAGAAACTATCGACGAACTACAAAATACTGATAAAACCATTGACTCGCTTACAAAGCTAAAAAAACTTTATTTGGAAAACAATAGCGAGGAATTAAAAGATTTTATAGGTTCTCTTTTAGATATAAGTGACGGTATATCTCAAGATGCTCTTTTAAAAGATAGAAATATTGTTTGGGCTGACAAATTTGAAGAATATCTTAATAAAGGCGGAACAACATTTGTGTTTGCAGGTCTTGCTCACTTTTTAGGAGAGGACAGCGTATTTGAGTTGATGAGAACAAAAGGAATTTTGGAATGA
- a CDS encoding co-chaperone GroES produces MKVKPLGDRVLVKPDAVETKTAGGIIIPDTAQEKTQRGVVIAVGDDKEKIKVSVGQKVIHDKYSGTQIQIDGVDHLILKSNDLVAVVE; encoded by the coding sequence ATGAAAGTTAAACCCTTAGGAGACAGAGTTTTAGTAAAACCGGATGCCGTAGAAACAAAAACTGCCGGCGGAATCATCATTCCCGACACAGCTCAAGAAAAAACACAAAGAGGTGTTGTTATAGCTGTAGGCGACGACAAAGAAAAGATTAAGGTTTCTGTCGGACAAAAAGTTATTCACGACAAATATTCCGGGACTCAAATTCAAATCGACGGTGTAGATCATTTGATTTTAAAGTCAAATGATTTGGTTGCTGTTGTAGAATAA
- a CDS encoding S1C family serine protease, whose amino-acid sequence MKNKIISIFFFLFCLTIFADIRDAVCIVRPNYEEKILQFMDDAADEISKAGYSDIAELFENAKEGVFGSGFFIQGQNKKIYVLTNYHVAAYASSLSLEIENIDGAKIKIENCPVVAIDEELDLAIAEVNDKRVKSFLNFAAKLPSDGADVWSAGYPGLGGKPLWQLGKGTVTNSKARLSNIVDPKKSFFIQHSAPIDSGNSGGPLLIKSPNSPEGYEVIGINSAKAVFRQSTNFAIPVTSIKNFIDVRLFGGREKAENNLKLALDEFTEACKNFKIDKEEQKNEEILKRLRKIAMYISEDYAVNEGLDAYKTALRKAPRLFRTEILAASILGNPINGIRTALAYEIYTSIKPEENSYRSETSIDLKALKNTGKNYEFVLYDEALKSKFFTVWKNKHNFWQIEASNLNGSPEKKSEKTAKKEKQKTGSSFISIEEIPVKMRIYASYTGLKKGTGWASGFSLGYLYSFKYVEIGFSGIIEKPRTLPSFSFSNPPKIGIGLGPELRLQLPLNITDVVYLAPQLFMGGGLFMPPFDPFVQYGGGIEIVPVNFTSISFGLECLVRSYFKEIKETNVGIRASISLRI is encoded by the coding sequence ATGAAAAATAAAATTATAAGCATCTTCTTTTTTTTATTTTGTTTAACTATTTTTGCAGACATAAGGGATGCTGTATGTATTGTAAGACCCAATTATGAGGAAAAAATTTTACAATTTATGGATGATGCTGCTGATGAAATTTCCAAGGCCGGTTATAGCGATATTGCCGAACTTTTCGAAAATGCTAAAGAAGGTGTTTTCGGTTCAGGATTTTTTATCCAGGGACAAAATAAAAAAATCTATGTACTGACCAACTATCATGTTGCGGCCTATGCTTCATCTCTTTCTCTTGAAATTGAAAATATTGACGGTGCAAAGATTAAAATAGAAAATTGCCCTGTTGTAGCAATAGATGAAGAATTGGATCTTGCCATAGCTGAAGTAAACGATAAAAGGGTAAAGTCTTTTTTAAATTTTGCAGCTAAACTTCCCTCCGATGGAGCTGATGTTTGGTCTGCCGGTTATCCGGGGCTTGGAGGAAAACCGCTTTGGCAGCTTGGGAAGGGAACCGTTACCAATTCAAAAGCAAGGCTTAGTAATATTGTTGATCCTAAAAAATCTTTTTTTATTCAGCATTCCGCCCCGATAGATTCGGGGAATTCTGGAGGCCCTCTTTTAATAAAATCTCCGAATTCTCCCGAAGGATACGAAGTTATAGGCATAAATTCGGCTAAGGCTGTTTTTAGACAGTCTACAAATTTTGCAATTCCTGTTACATCAATTAAAAATTTTATTGATGTACGGCTTTTTGGGGGCAGAGAAAAGGCAGAAAACAATCTAAAACTGGCCTTAGATGAATTTACAGAAGCCTGTAAGAATTTTAAGATTGATAAAGAAGAACAAAAAAATGAAGAAATTCTAAAAAGGCTTAGAAAAATTGCAATGTATATTTCCGAAGACTATGCCGTAAATGAGGGCTTGGATGCTTACAAGACAGCTTTGCGAAAGGCGCCCAGACTTTTTAGGACTGAGATTCTGGCTGCTTCAATCCTTGGAAACCCTATAAACGGAATTAGAACAGCTCTTGCTTATGAAATATATACCTCTATAAAGCCTGAAGAAAATTCATATAGATCTGAAACAAGCATAGATCTTAAAGCTTTAAAAAATACCGGCAAAAATTATGAATTTGTGCTTTATGATGAGGCTTTAAAGTCTAAATTTTTTACCGTTTGGAAAAATAAGCATAATTTTTGGCAAATTGAAGCTTCCAATTTAAACGGTTCGCCCGAAAAAAAATCTGAAAAAACGGCCAAAAAAGAAAAACAAAAGACAGGTTCATCTTTTATTTCCATTGAAGAGATTCCGGTAAAAATGAGAATATACGCATCCTATACCGGTTTAAAAAAGGGTACTGGCTGGGCATCAGGCTTCTCCTTAGGATATCTTTATAGTTTTAAATATGTAGAAATAGGTTTTTCCGGAATCATCGAGAAACCTAGGACTTTGCCGAGTTTTTCATTTAGTAATCCGCCTAAAATCGGCATCGGGCTAGGGCCTGAATTACGGCTTCAGCTGCCACTTAACATTACTGATGTTGTATATCTTGCCCCTCAACTTTTTATGGGAGGCGGTCTATTTATGCCTCCCTTTGACCCGTTTGTTCAATATGGCGGGGGAATTGAGATTGTACCGGTAAATTTTACATCAATATCATTCGGTCTTGAGTGTCTTGTCAGGTCATATTTTAAAGAAATAAAAGAAACAAATGTAGGAATTCGCGCAAGTATTTCATTGCGTATATAA
- a CDS encoding acetate/propionate family kinase: MKILVINCGSSSLKYQLIDMANEDVLVKGLVERIGIEGSRIKHEKKGMDAVLIEEKMNDHKKAIQLVLEALIDKNHGVVKSMDEITAVGHRVVHGGEEFNKSVLLDDRVMAGIKECIDLAPLHNPANIMGIEACKALMPKTPMVAVFDTAFHQTMPAENYIYALPYEYYEKYKIRRYGFHGTSHRFVSEKASETLKNNSADFKVITCHLGNGSSLAAIKGGKCVDTSMGLTPLEGLVMGTRSGDLDPAILPFIMNKEKLSADDMSNVLNKKSGVLGISGVSSDFRDIETAAKEGNKRAQLALDVFCNRVRKYIASYAAQLGGVDALVFTAGIGENSIELREKICHGLEFLGVELDSEKNKVRGKLTDASKASSKVKVLIIPTNEELMIAKDTMALVK; the protein is encoded by the coding sequence ATGAAGATATTGGTTATCAACTGCGGAAGCTCTTCTTTAAAGTATCAGTTAATTGATATGGCTAATGAAGATGTTTTGGTAAAAGGCCTTGTCGAAAGAATCGGTATTGAAGGTTCACGCATTAAGCACGAAAAAAAAGGAATGGATGCCGTTTTAATTGAAGAAAAAATGAATGACCACAAAAAAGCCATTCAGCTTGTTTTGGAAGCTCTCATCGATAAAAATCACGGTGTTGTAAAATCCATGGATGAGATTACGGCTGTAGGTCACAGGGTAGTTCACGGCGGAGAAGAATTTAATAAGTCGGTTCTTTTGGATGACAGGGTAATGGCCGGTATCAAAGAATGTATCGATCTTGCTCCCTTACACAACCCTGCAAATATCATGGGAATTGAGGCTTGTAAGGCTCTTATGCCGAAAACTCCGATGGTTGCGGTTTTTGATACGGCCTTCCATCAAACAATGCCGGCAGAAAACTATATCTATGCTCTTCCCTACGAGTATTACGAAAAATATAAGATACGCCGCTACGGTTTCCACGGAACATCGCACCGCTTTGTTTCGGAAAAAGCCTCCGAAACCCTCAAAAATAATTCGGCCGATTTTAAGGTTATTACCTGCCACTTAGGAAACGGTTCCAGCTTGGCCGCTATCAAGGGCGGAAAATGTGTAGATACCTCGATGGGACTTACCCCCCTTGAAGGTTTAGTTATGGGAACCCGCTCAGGAGACCTAGACCCTGCAATTCTTCCCTTTATTATGAACAAGGAAAAACTTTCAGCCGATGATATGAGCAATGTTTTAAATAAAAAATCCGGCGTTTTGGGTATTTCGGGTGTAAGCAGCGACTTTCGTGATATTGAAACCGCTGCAAAAGAAGGAAATAAGAGGGCTCAGCTTGCCTTAGATGTATTCTGCAACAGAGTTAGAAAGTACATAGCTTCCTATGCCGCCCAGCTCGGCGGAGTGGATGCTCTGGTATTTACAGCCGGCATAGGTGAAAACTCTATCGAGCTTAGAGAAAAAATCTGTCACGGTTTGGAATTCCTCGGTGTTGAACTCGATTCCGAAAAAAACAAGGTAAGAGGAAAACTTACCGATGCAAGCAAGGCCTCATCAAAGGTCAAGGTTCTTATTATTCCTACAAATGAAGAGCTTATGATTGCTAAAGATACGATGGCTTTGGTAAAATAA
- a CDS encoding CHASE2 domain-containing protein → MVEKGKNKSAFVEFLQKNLNFIIAIVVFLIFTAFSFIKLGRNIENQAYDAMLKLKPEIKEKSEILLLNVDDFSIEQVGSWPWSRDVLADVLIRLKEAGGKAAVFDIEYLSAGRAGANNTYVEHDLPKEYAAVRQEFGEYIKEFSDAVASKNIPLSEVKTVGKDMSEYFESKIDELSDSIKQNVFRDNDAYMGAAVGFFENAFLTINAVNINIGGETKELKDFAYNNFLFTNVEDKTGLFKKETLANRKAANEEYGMAPAIMPILQYARGAGFPNVVIDEDGVRRRISLLTEYEGRYIGQLVFTPILNILEPEKIIRSGRKLILKNAKNPSDLEKRKDLIIPLDDDGNLLINWLKKRFADTENPENGSFKSLSVYALTYADIIEKNLISLLEAIKDLQIRTAEGYLSYHNAVSSLESEYSRLDQWKKELLNKNKQDFKDYFAARSSFFDNYSKFLSGNFDKEIHSLFAKIKEQSGSNQYDDIDAYVTELFKNAKEEYKNYSEHINYINGFCSNAFAIIGYSGVGTSDLGVNPFWKSYPNVGTHANIYNTIMNEDFIRPLPKWVSIILAFVIAIFTAFMMKKIERGFIKVFLGIVLLSLTLSIGILLFVFGKIYLQLFLPVITVVISFIVILLLNFIFSEKEKGFLRKAFGVYLSDDVVNEIIADPDKLTLGGEQKRITALFTDIKSFSTLSEKITPEHLVSVLNVYLTQMSDLILQAKGTIDKYIGDAIVSFFGAPMDLPDHAYRACLAAIRMKQAEAELNKQLYDAGDIPMPIFTRIGINTGEMVVGNMGTEKKMNYTIMGNDVNLAARLEGVNKKYGTWILASESTWNETNDAFLGRRLDRVRVVGINTPVQLYNVMAVKSEASAEMVQLVGIFENAIDFYRQREYQKALNFFNKCLEVSPDDEPSKMYVERMKMLLADAETAATHSDIVNMTSK, encoded by the coding sequence ATGGTCGAAAAAGGAAAAAATAAATCTGCATTTGTAGAATTTTTACAAAAAAATCTTAATTTTATAATAGCGATAGTTGTCTTTTTAATTTTTACAGCCTTTAGTTTTATTAAATTGGGAAGAAATATAGAAAACCAAGCCTACGATGCCATGCTAAAACTTAAACCTGAAATCAAAGAAAAAAGCGAAATTCTTCTTTTAAATGTCGATGACTTTTCTATAGAACAAGTCGGCTCTTGGCCATGGTCAAGGGATGTTTTAGCCGATGTTTTAATCCGCCTAAAGGAAGCAGGCGGAAAGGCGGCGGTTTTCGATATTGAGTACCTGTCTGCAGGAAGGGCGGGTGCAAATAATACCTATGTAGAACATGATCTGCCGAAAGAATATGCAGCCGTGCGGCAGGAATTCGGAGAATATATAAAAGAATTTTCGGATGCAGTAGCAAGCAAAAACATTCCGCTTTCTGAAGTAAAAACTGTTGGAAAGGATATGTCCGAGTATTTTGAATCAAAAATTGACGAACTTTCCGATTCAATTAAACAAAATGTTTTTAGAGATAACGATGCCTACATGGGAGCTGCAGTAGGCTTTTTTGAAAATGCTTTTTTAACTATAAACGCAGTAAATATAAACATAGGAGGCGAAACAAAGGAACTAAAAGACTTTGCCTATAATAATTTTTTGTTTACCAATGTAGAAGATAAAACAGGTCTTTTTAAAAAGGAAACCTTAGCAAACCGCAAAGCCGCAAATGAAGAATACGGAATGGCTCCGGCGATTATGCCCATACTACAGTATGCAAGGGGAGCAGGTTTTCCGAATGTGGTTATAGACGAGGACGGGGTACGCCGCCGCATTTCTCTTTTAACCGAATATGAAGGAAGATATATAGGACAGCTTGTTTTTACTCCAATCCTTAATATCCTTGAACCCGAAAAAATTATCCGGTCGGGAAGAAAGCTGATTTTAAAAAATGCCAAGAACCCGTCCGATTTGGAAAAAAGAAAGGACCTTATAATTCCTCTGGATGATGACGGAAATCTTTTAATAAACTGGCTAAAAAAACGATTTGCCGACACTGAAAATCCGGAAAACGGCAGCTTTAAAAGCTTATCGGTTTATGCCCTAACCTACGCCGACATTATAGAAAAAAACTTAATTTCACTTTTAGAAGCCATAAAAGATTTGCAAATAAGAACTGCAGAAGGCTACCTTTCTTATCACAATGCGGTTAGTTCTTTAGAAAGTGAATACTCAAGGCTTGATCAATGGAAAAAAGAACTTCTAAATAAGAACAAGCAGGATTTTAAAGATTACTTTGCGGCACGCAGTTCCTTTTTTGATAATTACAGCAAATTTTTAAGCGGGAACTTCGATAAAGAAATACACAGCCTCTTTGCAAAAATAAAAGAACAGAGCGGCTCAAACCAATATGACGATATAGATGCCTATGTTACCGAACTTTTTAAAAATGCAAAAGAAGAATATAAAAACTATTCGGAACACATTAACTATATAAACGGCTTTTGCAGCAACGCCTTTGCAATTATAGGATACAGCGGCGTAGGCACCTCCGATTTAGGTGTAAACCCTTTTTGGAAATCTTATCCCAATGTAGGTACCCATGCCAATATTTATAACACGATTATGAATGAGGACTTTATAAGACCTCTTCCAAAATGGGTTTCAATAATACTTGCCTTTGTAATAGCAATATTTACAGCCTTTATGATGAAAAAGATAGAAAGAGGATTTATAAAGGTTTTTCTTGGAATCGTTTTATTGAGCTTAACTCTTTCTATAGGAATTCTTTTATTCGTATTCGGGAAAATATACTTACAGCTATTTCTTCCGGTTATAACGGTGGTCATAAGTTTTATAGTTATCCTCTTACTAAACTTTATTTTCAGCGAAAAAGAAAAGGGCTTTTTAAGAAAGGCCTTCGGTGTTTATCTTTCGGACGATGTTGTAAATGAAATTATTGCCGACCCCGACAAGCTCACTCTCGGAGGAGAACAAAAAAGAATTACGGCTCTGTTTACCGATATAAAATCTTTTTCCACCCTTTCGGAAAAAATTACGCCCGAACACTTGGTTTCGGTTTTAAACGTATACCTCACACAAATGAGCGATTTAATTCTACAAGCAAAAGGCACGATTGACAAATACATAGGAGACGCCATCGTTTCTTTTTTTGGAGCACCGATGGATTTGCCCGACCATGCTTACAGGGCCTGTCTTGCGGCCATCAGAATGAAACAGGCTGAAGCCGAACTCAATAAACAGCTTTATGATGCGGGCGACATTCCCATGCCCATCTTTACACGCATAGGAATAAATACCGGCGAAATGGTTGTCGGAAACATGGGCACCGAAAAAAAAATGAACTACACAATTATGGGAAATGACGTAAACCTTGCAGCCCGTCTTGAAGGTGTAAACAAAAAATACGGCACATGGATTTTAGCTTCCGAATCTACATGGAACGAAACAAATGATGCCTTCCTTGGCCGCCGCCTCGACCGCGTAAGGGTTGTGGGTATCAATACCCCTGTTCAGCTTTACAATGTTATGGCAGTCAAATCCGAAGCCTCTGCGGAAATGGTACAGCTCGTAGGCATATTTGAAAACGCAATAGATTTTTACCGCCAAAGAGAATATCAAAAAGCCCTTAATTTTTTTAACAAGTGTTTGGAAGTCTCTCCCGATGACGAGCCTTCAAAGATGTATGTTGAAAGAATGAAGATGCTTCTTGCAGACGCTGAAACGGCGGCAACACACAGCGATATTGTAAACATGACAAGTAAATAA